A genomic stretch from Skermanella mucosa includes:
- a CDS encoding HlyD family efflux transporter periplasmic adaptor subunit, whose translation MLELNNRLLQSRTLVPGVRYEGDKAYYASLEDGIVTAVHVQRGVIVNAGTPMITMVRNTAPLEAQVFVQNRDIGKIRRGQKVQVKYFAYPYQEYGIQDGVIADIGTRPGAEPENRSRYLVTVALERETIAARAGTPKALEIGLEGVAEIKTGEKRFIELFFAPASRFFQGQEEE comes from the coding sequence GTGCTGGAACTGAACAACCGGCTGCTCCAGTCGCGCACGCTGGTCCCCGGCGTCCGCTACGAGGGCGACAAGGCCTATTACGCCAGCCTGGAGGACGGGATCGTCACCGCGGTCCATGTCCAGCGCGGCGTGATCGTCAATGCCGGCACGCCGATGATCACCATGGTCCGCAACACGGCCCCGCTGGAAGCCCAGGTGTTCGTCCAGAACCGCGACATCGGCAAGATACGGCGCGGCCAGAAGGTGCAGGTCAAGTATTTCGCCTATCCCTACCAGGAATACGGCATCCAGGACGGCGTGATCGCCGACATCGGGACCCGCCCCGGCGCCGAGCCGGAGAACCGGTCCCGCTACCTCGTCACCGTGGCGCTGGAGCGCGAGACGATCGCCGCCCGCGCCGGCACGCCCAAGGCGCTGGAGATCGGCCTGGAAGGCGTGGCCGAGATCAAGACCGGCGAGAAGCGCTTCATCGAGCTGTTCTTCGCCCCCGCCTCCCGCTTCTTCCAGGGGCAGGAGGAGGAATGA
- a CDS encoding peptidase domain-containing ABC transporter, producing the protein MDTIETVRNTAALEAIRSVLQTHVLFNVLPGAEKRAIELLLEVRQIPAGKRLFTQGANADGMYVIHDGTARLKENTGTKLVSVGLIEPGATIGQTSLLEETKWPHHVIAETPLTLVCLRADRARLLIAESRVVDEHFRRYVGLVEVGERLRAMLGNATYSAEEFSDLLSKMGVKLIRADSAVFTQGDHDPRLYFIESGAVELIRAPISGDPISLSRCGRGTLIGETGALPRRSPKGAASGIQTYTARALTDVTVLVIYQQTVERILSLNPELRQRLSERARDIEQIEADEIAARKRAEGVDLRIKLAEGMSEDEFRASVKAKEATKLAVIRQNTQADSAAACLAMVMGHYGRKFTLGQMQEVTGLNTPETNPDEIIRGAETLGFRAKGYSLTYADLKGLKLPAIIGWQGYHWIVLVKAGDREVEVADPAKGLARIKRDEFIASWTAADVAGVLDRRPDAGVLIALEPTVKFEKEEEAKSSVRHFINYIMPYKKYYGEAILAAVVINILGLASPLFVQTIVDNVVVHHDVGLLNMMLGGMVLVAVLTTAMSVVQSLLLAHTTSRLDMRLMSEFYRHVLSLPMDFFLTKNKGEILARFGENQKIRAILTGSTITVLMNTLMIVLYFLMMFAYSVPLSVIVVIFIPIYIGIVVYFTPKIKAIAQEIFITNSQSQSYLIESLNGIEALKATSNEYFARARWENAFVENVNRSFRQQKLSLMSNSLFKLATLASSIAVLWIGATQVMSGEMSIGELMGFNMLMGLVTGPVTQMVNLWNELQEVRIAIDRVGDVLNVKSEHVTVSAPDKIQTQVRNLEGEIKFEQVNFSYNTNDQKRSVMHGFDLTIHPGEHVAFVGPSGCGKSTIAKMVLGFYKPASGDLMIDGKDIRTMDLNSLRRNIGVVLQDTFIFGGTVAENIALGDPEPDMQAVQEAAKLAGSEDFIINFPLGYQTRIGEKGMGLSGGQRQRIGIARALYRRPKIMIFDEATSALDNESEARITQELKGVLVNRTSITIAHRLTTVMDSDRICFIKDGKVQEQGSHTQLTDPEFLKENGYTGLYYQLARTQFDLPPLELK; encoded by the coding sequence ATGGACACGATCGAGACCGTCAGGAACACCGCAGCACTCGAAGCGATCCGCTCCGTGCTCCAGACCCATGTCCTGTTCAACGTGCTGCCGGGCGCCGAGAAGCGCGCGATCGAGCTGCTGCTGGAGGTGCGCCAGATCCCGGCCGGCAAGCGCCTGTTCACCCAGGGCGCCAATGCCGACGGCATGTACGTGATCCACGACGGCACCGCGCGCCTGAAGGAGAATACCGGCACCAAGCTGGTCAGCGTCGGCCTGATCGAGCCGGGCGCCACCATCGGCCAGACCTCCCTGCTGGAGGAGACCAAATGGCCGCACCACGTGATCGCCGAGACGCCGCTGACGCTGGTCTGCCTGCGCGCCGACCGCGCCCGGCTGCTGATCGCCGAGAGCCGGGTGGTGGACGAGCATTTCCGCCGCTATGTCGGCCTGGTGGAGGTCGGCGAGCGGCTCCGCGCCATGCTCGGCAACGCGACCTATTCGGCGGAGGAATTCTCCGACCTGCTGTCCAAGATGGGCGTCAAGCTGATCCGGGCGGACAGCGCGGTCTTCACCCAGGGCGACCACGACCCGCGCCTCTATTTCATCGAGAGCGGCGCCGTCGAGCTGATCCGCGCCCCGATCTCCGGCGACCCGATCTCCCTGTCGCGCTGCGGCCGGGGCACCCTGATCGGCGAGACCGGCGCGCTGCCCCGCCGCTCGCCCAAGGGGGCCGCCAGCGGCATCCAGACCTATACCGCCCGGGCGCTGACCGACGTGACCGTGCTGGTGATCTACCAGCAGACGGTCGAGCGCATCCTGTCGCTCAACCCCGAGCTTCGCCAGCGCCTCTCCGAGCGCGCCCGCGACATCGAGCAGATCGAGGCCGACGAGATCGCGGCGCGCAAGCGGGCGGAGGGCGTGGACCTCCGCATCAAGCTGGCCGAGGGCATGTCGGAGGACGAGTTCCGCGCCTCCGTCAAGGCGAAGGAGGCGACCAAGCTGGCGGTGATCCGCCAGAACACCCAGGCCGACAGCGCCGCCGCCTGCCTCGCCATGGTGATGGGCCATTACGGCCGCAAGTTCACCCTCGGTCAGATGCAGGAGGTCACCGGCCTCAACACGCCGGAGACCAACCCCGACGAGATCATCCGCGGCGCCGAGACGCTGGGCTTCCGCGCCAAGGGCTACTCGCTGACCTATGCCGACCTGAAGGGGCTGAAGCTGCCCGCCATCATCGGCTGGCAGGGCTACCACTGGATCGTGCTGGTCAAGGCCGGAGACCGGGAGGTGGAGGTCGCCGACCCCGCCAAGGGCCTGGCCAGGATCAAGCGGGACGAGTTCATCGCGTCCTGGACGGCGGCCGACGTGGCCGGCGTGCTCGACCGGCGGCCCGACGCCGGCGTGCTGATCGCGCTGGAGCCGACGGTCAAGTTCGAGAAGGAGGAGGAGGCCAAGTCCTCCGTCCGCCACTTCATCAACTACATCATGCCGTACAAGAAATATTACGGCGAGGCGATCCTGGCGGCGGTCGTGATCAACATCCTGGGCCTCGCCTCGCCGCTGTTCGTCCAGACCATCGTGGACAACGTCGTGGTCCACCACGATGTCGGCCTGCTCAACATGATGCTGGGCGGCATGGTGCTGGTGGCGGTGCTGACCACGGCCATGTCGGTGGTCCAGAGCCTGCTGCTGGCCCACACCACCTCCCGGCTCGACATGCGGCTGATGTCGGAGTTCTACCGGCACGTGCTCAGCCTGCCGATGGACTTCTTCCTGACCAAGAACAAGGGCGAGATCCTGGCCCGCTTCGGCGAGAACCAGAAGATCCGCGCGATCCTGACCGGCTCGACCATCACGGTGCTGATGAACACGCTGATGATCGTGCTCTATTTCCTGATGATGTTCGCCTACTCGGTGCCGCTCAGCGTGATCGTGGTGATCTTCATCCCGATCTATATCGGCATCGTCGTGTACTTCACGCCCAAGATCAAGGCGATCGCCCAGGAGATCTTCATCACCAACTCGCAGTCCCAGTCCTACCTGATCGAGAGCCTGAACGGCATCGAGGCGCTGAAGGCGACCAGCAACGAATACTTCGCCCGCGCCCGGTGGGAGAACGCCTTCGTCGAGAACGTCAACCGGAGCTTCCGCCAGCAGAAGCTCAGCCTGATGTCCAACAGCCTGTTCAAGCTCGCCACGCTGGCGTCGAGCATCGCCGTGCTGTGGATCGGCGCCACCCAGGTGATGAGCGGGGAAATGAGTATCGGCGAGCTGATGGGCTTCAACATGCTGATGGGCCTGGTCACCGGCCCGGTCACCCAGATGGTCAACCTGTGGAACGAGCTTCAGGAGGTCCGCATCGCGATCGACCGCGTCGGCGACGTGCTGAACGTGAAGTCGGAGCACGTGACCGTCTCCGCCCCGGACAAGATCCAGACCCAGGTCCGCAACCTGGAGGGCGAGATCAAGTTCGAGCAGGTCAATTTCAGCTACAACACCAACGACCAGAAGCGGTCGGTCATGCACGGCTTCGACCTGACCATCCATCCGGGCGAGCACGTCGCCTTCGTCGGCCCGTCGGGCTGCGGCAAGAGCACGATCGCCAAGATGGTGCTGGGCTTCTACAAGCCGGCCTCCGGCGACCTGATGATCGACGGCAAGGACATCCGGACCATGGACCTCAACTCGCTGCGCCGGAACATCGGCGTGGTGCTCCAGGACACCTTCATCTTCGGCGGCACCGTGGCCGAGAACATCGCGCTCGGCGACCCGGAGCCGGACATGCAGGCGGTGCAGGAGGCGGCGAAGCTGGCGGGGTCCGAGGACTTCATCATCAACTTCCCCCTGGGCTACCAGACCCGGATCGGCGAGAAGGGCATGGGCCTGTCGGGCGGCCAGCGCCAGCGCATCGGCATCGCCCGCGCCCTCTACCGCCGGCCCAAGATCATGATCTTCGACGAGGCGACCAGCGCGCTCGACAACGAGTCCGAGGCCCGCATCACCCAGGAGCTGAAAGGCGTCCTGGTCAACCGCACCTCGATCACCATCGCCCACCGCCTGACCACCGTGATGGACAGCGACCGCATCTGCTTCATCAAGGACGGCAAGGTCCAGGAACAAGGTTCCCACACCCAGCTCACCGATCCCGAATTCCTCAAGGAGAACGGCTACACCGGCCTCTACTACCAGCTCGCCCGGACCCAGTTCGACCTGCCCCCGCTGGAGCTGAAATGA
- the ybaK gene encoding Cys-tRNA(Pro) deacylase: MSRRTPATMALEKAKKPFELLQYDYDPEAPSIGLQAAQALGLPPSAVFKTLMVMAQDEPCIGIIPSDQELSLKAIAAAAGRKSAAMMRPTDAERISGYHVGGISPLGQKKRLRCFLDASAMGLPFLVVNGGQRGLQIKLAPADLVAATSAVVAALAAGGQGAVSD; encoded by the coding sequence GTGTCCAGGCGGACTCCGGCGACGATGGCTCTGGAAAAGGCGAAGAAGCCGTTCGAGCTCCTGCAGTACGACTACGACCCCGAAGCCCCGTCGATCGGCCTCCAGGCCGCCCAGGCGCTCGGGCTGCCGCCCTCGGCGGTGTTCAAGACCCTGATGGTGATGGCGCAGGACGAGCCCTGCATCGGCATCATCCCGTCGGACCAGGAGCTCAGCCTCAAGGCGATCGCCGCCGCGGCGGGCCGCAAGTCCGCCGCCATGATGCGCCCCACGGACGCCGAGCGGATCAGCGGCTACCATGTCGGCGGCATCAGCCCGCTGGGCCAGAAGAAGCGCCTGCGCTGCTTCCTCGACGCCTCGGCGATGGGCCTGCCCTTCCTGGTCGTCAACGGCGGCCAGCGCGGCCTTCAGATCAAGCTCGCCCCCGCCGATCTGGTCGCCGCCACCTCGGCGGTGGTCGCCGCCCTCGCGGCGGGCGGCCAAGGCGCAGTTTCGGATTGA
- a CDS encoding GntR family transcriptional regulator, producing MLERIEASSAEPVARRVFREVRNAIVTMAFQPGQALSEQEIATRLGVSRQPVREAFIKLSEAGLVTIRPQRGTFIVKISMKQVFDARFVREAVELAVVRRACAEMPADGIAALRSILDAQRDAADSLDPVRFMDLDEAFHRGIAMGVGCDYAWRVVEETKAQMDRVRYLSVPHATPVDRLIAQHEAVVDWIAARDADRAEAAMRLHLREILTSLPELAERFPDFFERDAAIPLPGPQMS from the coding sequence ATGCTGGAGAGGATCGAGGCGAGTTCGGCGGAGCCGGTCGCCCGGCGGGTGTTCCGCGAGGTGCGGAACGCGATCGTGACCATGGCTTTCCAGCCGGGCCAAGCCCTGTCGGAGCAGGAGATCGCGACGCGGCTGGGCGTCAGCCGGCAGCCGGTGCGCGAGGCCTTCATCAAGCTGAGCGAGGCCGGGCTGGTGACCATCCGGCCGCAGCGGGGAACCTTCATCGTCAAGATCTCCATGAAGCAGGTGTTCGATGCCCGGTTCGTACGGGAAGCCGTCGAACTGGCCGTGGTCCGCCGGGCCTGCGCCGAGATGCCGGCCGACGGGATCGCCGCGTTGCGTTCCATCCTGGACGCCCAGCGCGACGCCGCCGATTCCCTCGACCCGGTCCGCTTCATGGACCTGGACGAGGCGTTCCACCGCGGCATCGCGATGGGCGTCGGCTGCGACTATGCCTGGCGGGTGGTCGAGGAGACGAAGGCCCAGATGGACCGCGTCCGCTATCTCAGCGTGCCCCACGCGACCCCGGTGGACCGGCTGATCGCGCAGCACGAGGCCGTGGTGGACTGGATCGCCGCCCGTGACGCCGACCGGGCGGAAGCGGCGATGCGGCTGCACCTGCGCGAGATCCTGACCTCGCTGCCCGAACTGGCCGAACGCTTCCCCGACTTCTTCGAGCGCGACGCCGCCATCCCCCTGCCGGGGCCGCAGATGTCGTGA
- a CDS encoding mannitol dehydrogenase family protein, with the protein MTRRLDGRTLETLGAEVERPRHPRTSLQTGIVHMGLGAFHRAHQAVYTEDALNRRPGPWGICGVSLRSPDTRDALAPQDNLYTVAVRDASGQRLRVVGSLTETLVAPENPAAVLDRLTRPEVRIVTITVTEKGYCHDPATGALNERHPDIVHDLGNPDRPRTLAGFLVEALDRRRRAGTDPFTVLSCDNLPGNGHVAAGILRRFAELRDPELGRWVADRVACPSSMVDRIVPATTDEDRAGVSAALGAEDAWPVMAEPFSQWVIEDDFPTGRPAWELEGAELVADVRPYEFMKLRLLNGSHSCIAYLGYLAGHATVSDAMGDPHFARFVRELMDEEVTPTLDVPPGADLSRYKAALLERFANPALKHRTWQIAMDGSQKLPQRLLGTIRARLAAGQPFDRLALGVAAWMRYVGGRDEAGQPIDVRDPLADRLAATPAPALFGVREVFGDDLAGNPAFTTAVTRAYDRLVAVGAREAIQTIR; encoded by the coding sequence ATGACCCGCCGTCTCGATGGTCGGACGCTGGAAACTCTGGGCGCGGAGGTCGAGCGGCCCCGCCATCCCCGAACCTCACTGCAAACCGGCATCGTCCATATGGGCCTGGGAGCCTTCCACCGCGCCCACCAGGCCGTCTATACCGAGGACGCGCTGAACCGCCGGCCGGGTCCCTGGGGGATCTGCGGCGTGTCCCTGCGCAGTCCGGACACCCGCGACGCCCTGGCTCCCCAGGACAATCTTTATACGGTGGCCGTCCGCGACGCCTCCGGCCAGCGGCTCCGCGTGGTCGGTTCGCTGACCGAGACGCTGGTGGCGCCCGAAAACCCCGCGGCGGTGCTCGACCGCCTGACCCGCCCGGAAGTCCGCATCGTCACGATCACCGTGACCGAGAAGGGCTATTGCCACGACCCGGCGACCGGCGCCTTGAACGAGCGGCACCCCGACATCGTCCACGACCTGGGCAATCCCGACCGGCCGCGCACCCTGGCGGGCTTCCTGGTGGAGGCGCTGGACCGCCGCCGGCGGGCCGGAACCGATCCGTTCACCGTGCTGTCGTGCGACAACCTGCCCGGCAACGGCCACGTGGCCGCCGGCATCCTGCGCCGCTTCGCCGAACTGCGCGATCCCGAGCTGGGCCGCTGGGTGGCCGACCGGGTCGCCTGCCCCAGCAGCATGGTCGACCGCATCGTTCCGGCCACCACCGACGAGGACCGCGCCGGCGTGTCCGCCGCCCTGGGCGCGGAGGATGCCTGGCCGGTCATGGCTGAGCCGTTCAGCCAGTGGGTGATCGAGGACGATTTCCCGACCGGCCGCCCGGCCTGGGAGCTGGAAGGCGCCGAACTGGTCGCCGACGTGCGCCCGTACGAGTTCATGAAGCTCCGTCTGCTCAACGGCAGCCATTCCTGCATCGCCTACCTGGGCTATCTGGCCGGTCACGCCACCGTGTCGGACGCCATGGGAGACCCGCATTTCGCCCGCTTCGTCCGCGAGTTGATGGACGAGGAGGTCACGCCGACCCTCGACGTGCCGCCCGGCGCCGACCTGTCCCGCTACAAGGCGGCCCTGCTGGAACGATTCGCCAACCCGGCCCTCAAGCACCGGACATGGCAGATCGCGATGGACGGCTCGCAGAAGCTGCCCCAGCGGCTGCTCGGCACGATCCGCGCCCGGCTCGCCGCCGGCCAGCCGTTCGACCGGCTGGCGCTCGGCGTCGCCGCCTGGATGCGCTATGTCGGCGGCCGGGACGAGGCCGGGCAGCCGATCGACGTGCGCGACCCGCTGGCCGACCGCCTGGCCGCCACGCCCGCCCCTGCCCTGTTCGGCGTGCGCGAGGTGTTCGGCGACGACCTCGCCGGCAACCCCGCCTTCACCACCGCCGTGACGCGCGCCTACGACCGCTTGGTGGCGGTCGGCGCCCGCGAAGCGATCCAGACAATCCGCTGA
- the uxuA gene encoding mannonate dehydratase, translated as MEQTWRWFGPEDAIRLPHVRQAGASGIVTALHHIPYGVVWTVEEIEKRKAMIAEDASLGLRWSVVESLPVSEPIKLGEGDLEPLFDNYRQSLRNLAACGITTVCYNFMPVLDWTRTQLAHPLPGGGRALRFNAHEYAAFDCFILERPGAEDEHAPDVMARAREWFDRASEDDKRRLLANIMAGLPGAFDRYDAPGLRRMLDRYKGMTRDGLRETLARFLREVIPTAEEVGIRMCIHPDDPPRPLLGLPRVVGSADDLAFIVGAVPSDANGITFCTGSLGAGVDNDVPALAKQFAGHIKFAHLRNVAKEPDGSFMEADHLGGDVDMVSVVTTLLEEQKRRLDAGRADWRIPFRPDHGHELLDDIGKPTHPGYPMIGRLRGLAEIRGIMTAVSALRQLPV; from the coding sequence ATGGAACAGACCTGGCGCTGGTTCGGACCGGAGGACGCCATCCGCCTGCCGCATGTCCGGCAGGCCGGCGCCTCCGGGATCGTGACCGCCCTTCACCACATCCCCTACGGCGTCGTCTGGACGGTCGAGGAGATCGAGAAGCGCAAGGCCATGATCGCGGAGGATGCGTCCCTGGGCCTGCGCTGGAGCGTGGTGGAAAGCCTGCCCGTGTCGGAGCCGATCAAGCTGGGCGAAGGCGACCTGGAGCCGCTGTTCGACAATTACCGCCAGTCGCTCCGCAACCTGGCGGCCTGCGGCATCACCACCGTCTGCTACAACTTCATGCCGGTGCTGGACTGGACGCGCACCCAGCTCGCGCATCCCCTGCCCGGGGGCGGACGGGCGCTGCGCTTCAATGCGCACGAGTACGCGGCCTTCGACTGCTTCATCCTGGAGCGGCCGGGCGCCGAGGACGAGCACGCCCCCGACGTGATGGCCCGGGCGCGGGAGTGGTTCGACCGGGCGTCGGAGGACGACAAGCGCCGGCTCCTGGCCAACATCATGGCCGGCCTGCCCGGCGCCTTCGACCGCTACGACGCGCCGGGGCTGCGGCGCATGCTCGACCGCTACAAGGGCATGACCCGCGACGGCCTGCGCGAGACCCTGGCGCGCTTCCTGCGGGAGGTGATCCCGACCGCGGAGGAAGTCGGCATCCGCATGTGCATCCATCCCGACGACCCGCCGCGCCCGCTGCTCGGGCTGCCGCGTGTCGTGGGCAGCGCCGACGACCTCGCCTTCATCGTCGGCGCCGTTCCGTCCGACGCCAACGGCATCACCTTCTGCACCGGCTCGCTCGGCGCCGGGGTGGACAACGACGTGCCGGCCCTGGCCAAGCAGTTCGCCGGGCACATAAAGTTCGCCCACCTGCGCAACGTCGCCAAGGAACCTGACGGGTCGTTCATGGAAGCCGACCATCTCGGCGGCGACGTGGACATGGTGTCGGTCGTGACCACGCTGCTGGAGGAGCAGAAGCGCCGCCTCGATGCCGGCCGGGCCGACTGGCGCATTCCGTTCCGCCCGGACCATGGGCACGAGCTCCTTGACGACATCGGCAAGCCGACCCACCCGGGCTATCCCATGATCGGGCGGCTGCGCGGCCTCGCCGAGATCCGCGGCATCATGACGGCGGTCTCGGCCCTGCGCCAGCTCCCGGTCTGA
- a CDS encoding FadR/GntR family transcriptional regulator: MPIETIEPRRLYRQVADHLKELIDRGEYKVGERLPTERELSDKLGISRPTVREALIALEVEKRVRIRVGSGIYVTEPPEAPSHLPPLTVPVEGPFELLRARAFIEGAIAAEAATHAGSSDIETMDRLLAAMERAGGSDNAEIIALDRQFHQAIAATVGNAVILRFVGDLFDQRINPYFQRLSRYFETPDTWRAAIDEHRAIRDAIVARDPHQAREAMRHHLQQSQSRFSASFEEEEIPSGA, encoded by the coding sequence ATGCCGATCGAGACGATAGAACCGCGCCGGCTCTACCGGCAGGTCGCCGACCACCTGAAGGAACTGATCGACCGGGGCGAGTACAAGGTCGGCGAACGGCTGCCGACAGAGCGCGAACTGTCGGACAAGCTCGGCATCTCGCGGCCGACCGTCCGGGAAGCCCTGATCGCCCTCGAAGTCGAAAAGCGCGTCCGCATCCGGGTCGGCTCGGGCATCTACGTGACCGAGCCGCCCGAGGCGCCGTCCCACCTGCCACCGCTGACCGTCCCCGTGGAGGGTCCGTTCGAGCTGCTGCGCGCCCGCGCCTTCATCGAGGGCGCCATCGCGGCGGAAGCCGCGACCCACGCCGGCAGTTCCGACATCGAGACGATGGACCGCCTGCTGGCGGCGATGGAACGGGCCGGCGGCTCGGACAACGCGGAGATCATCGCGCTGGACCGCCAGTTCCACCAGGCGATCGCGGCCACGGTCGGCAACGCGGTGATCCTGCGCTTCGTCGGGGACCTGTTCGACCAGCGCATCAACCCGTATTTCCAGCGCCTGTCGCGCTATTTCGAAACACCCGATACCTGGCGGGCCGCGATCGACGAGCACCGCGCGATCCGCGACGCCATCGTCGCGCGCGACCCGCACCAGGCCCGCGAGGCGATGCGGCACCATCTCCAGCAGTCGCAAAGCCGCTTCTCCGCGAGCTTCGAGGAGGAGGAGATCCCGTCCGGCGCCTAG
- a CDS encoding sialic acid TRAP transporter substrate-binding protein SiaP, producing MLKTYAAAFTAVMALAVTAPAQAQTNLKWGHAYETSEPFHTESVWAAQEIEKRTDGRYKITVFPASQLGKETDLNQGLTLGSVDMIVSGSSFAARAYPPIGVTYYPYVFRDPEHLIAYTKSDVFKDLAAGYEKASGHHILAVTYYGTRHTTANKPIKTCEDMRGLKIRVPDVPAYLAMPRACGANTAPIAFAEVYLALQNGTVDAQENPLTTIEAKKFFEVQKHIILTGHITDHVNTTIAGRRWAKLSDEDKKIFTEVTQEAAARATKIVQDREAELVQTFKDRGLTVEEVDKAAFEKVVRANVPLEDFKYRQEDYDRIQAVK from the coding sequence ATGTTGAAGACATACGCCGCCGCTTTCACGGCGGTCATGGCGCTCGCCGTCACGGCGCCGGCCCAAGCCCAGACCAACCTGAAATGGGGCCACGCCTACGAGACGTCCGAGCCGTTCCACACGGAATCGGTCTGGGCGGCGCAGGAGATCGAGAAGCGCACCGACGGGCGCTACAAGATCACCGTGTTCCCGGCCTCGCAGCTCGGCAAGGAAACCGACCTCAACCAGGGCCTGACCCTGGGCAGCGTCGACATGATCGTTTCCGGCTCCAGCTTCGCGGCGCGGGCCTATCCGCCGATCGGCGTCACCTACTACCCCTATGTCTTCCGGGATCCGGAGCACCTGATCGCCTATACCAAGAGCGACGTGTTCAAGGACCTGGCGGCAGGCTACGAGAAGGCTTCCGGCCACCACATCCTGGCCGTGACCTACTACGGCACCCGCCACACCACCGCCAACAAGCCGATCAAGACCTGCGAGGACATGCGCGGCCTTAAGATCCGCGTGCCCGACGTGCCGGCATACTTGGCGATGCCGCGCGCCTGCGGCGCCAACACGGCGCCGATCGCCTTCGCCGAGGTCTACCTGGCGCTCCAGAACGGCACCGTGGACGCCCAGGAGAACCCGCTGACGACCATCGAGGCGAAGAAGTTCTTCGAGGTTCAGAAGCACATCATCCTGACCGGCCACATCACCGACCACGTCAACACGACGATCGCCGGCCGGCGCTGGGCCAAGCTGTCGGACGAGGACAAGAAGATCTTCACCGAGGTCACCCAGGAAGCGGCGGCGCGGGCCACCAAGATCGTGCAGGACCGCGAGGCTGAACTGGTCCAGACCTTCAAGGACCGCGGCCTGACCGTGGAGGAGGTGGACAAGGCCGCCTTCGAAAAGGTCGTGCGCGCCAATGTCCCGCTGGAGGACTTCAAGTACCGCCAGGAAGACTACGACCGCATCCAGGCCGTCAAGTAA
- a CDS encoding TRAP transporter small permease encodes MSQHPPSNVAATADEIAHAFEEEVEVVDLSSYSVEDWITQVMFWAMAVAVFIQFFTRYVLNDSLAWTEEVAINFLVGVVFFGSIMCVRQSRHIQVDVLYHYIPSGLARVLSLFVDIVRIAFFGYGAYLVWKYSSLISEERMTMIDLPKSIVFYTVMAGFALMCLRAVQVMIENLRRGYSVLERPDAFMPPTGD; translated from the coding sequence GTGTCGCAGCATCCTCCATCCAACGTCGCCGCCACCGCCGACGAGATCGCCCACGCCTTCGAGGAGGAGGTGGAGGTGGTCGACCTGTCCAGCTACTCGGTCGAGGACTGGATCACCCAGGTCATGTTCTGGGCCATGGCGGTAGCGGTCTTCATCCAGTTCTTCACCCGCTACGTCCTCAACGACAGCCTCGCCTGGACCGAGGAGGTCGCGATCAACTTCCTGGTCGGCGTCGTCTTCTTCGGGTCGATCATGTGCGTGCGGCAGTCGCGGCACATCCAGGTGGACGTCCTTTACCATTACATCCCGTCGGGGCTGGCGCGCGTGCTGTCGCTGTTCGTGGACATCGTCCGGATCGCCTTCTTCGGCTACGGGGCCTATCTGGTCTGGAAATACTCCTCCCTGATCAGCGAGGAGCGCATGACCATGATCGACCTGCCGAAATCCATCGTCTTCTACACCGTCATGGCCGGCTTCGCCCTGATGTGCCTGCGCGCCGTCCAGGTGATGATCGAGAACCTGCGCCGCGGATATTCGGTGCTGGAACGTCCCGACGCCTTCATGCCGCCGACGGGGGATTGA